In the genome of Colwellia sp. PAMC 21821, the window GCAGCCTTGAATAGCCAACACGCATCTGCTATCGGCGGAATTTTACTGATAATTATACTGCTAGGTGTTGCAATCTATGGTGGTTTTTTTAACGCAGGATTAGGTATTATAGTGCTCAGTTATTTAGCATTAGCTGGTTACACCAATATCAATACCATGAATGGATTAAAGCTTTTGGTCTCATCGACCGTGTCGTTGTTCGCCATCGTACTGTTTATTTATAATGATGTTATTGTTTGGTATGAAGGTAGTATTTTATTATTGGGTACTTTAGCCGGAGGGTATATGGCAGCAAAGTTATCCCGAAAACTGCCACAACAGCATGTTAGAGGCTTTGTTATTGTGGCGAGTATTGCGACTACGCTGTATTTCTTTATTGATGTTTATGCTAGCCAGTACATATAAGTTAATATGATTACCCGCTAGCTAAGTGATATTTTTTCGCAGAAAAACCATATAGATAAATGATTTAAAAAAATTAATAGCACTAGCTCTATCATAACTTTAACGGTAAGCACTCAGTTTAGGTGCCTACCGTTTATGTTTTACAAATATAAGATGGTCATTAATGTTGCGCTATCTACCCAGCTTTGTAATCGTGAAGGGTTACTATAGCGTCATGTAAACTATCTTGATTTACTTGTATGATGCCTCGTTTGGGTCGATCTAAATCAATGATGATAAATACCACCAAAACGATTAATGTGAATAATAAAATCGTAGGGAAAGCAGGGCGCTTTTTCCCTAAACCACTGTTATAACCTAACATACCGCCAACGGTAACAAATACACCAAACAACAAAAATAAAACCGGCTCTGGTACATGCAGCCTTAGCATAGCTGTACGCTTATTTTCAATTTGAATCATTGACGATAAAGACTGATAAAAGCCATTTGCGATTAACAATGACTTTGGATTAATCAATTCTTTTTGCGCTAATTCAATCAGATTGGCCTGTGATTTACTCACTTTTTTATTGATGGCACTTCGCTGCTCAGGGTTTGACAAGTCAACTTGGCTGAGTGAAATACGAAGCGCCAAATAAGCTTCTAATTCATTAAAAACAGCCTCCCGTATTTCCACTGGCAGTAATTTTGCTTGCATCGCAACTCTGTTAATAGCACCTGCTTCTTCTATAACGGCACTGCTTCGTGCATCGTAACGGTGAAGTGACATATTAAAAGTGAAACCTAGTAACAAGGCCAATAAACCAATAATACCCGTTTGAATAGCCGTTGATTGGCTTTTCATTTCGGCGTTTTCTACATCTACATTTCGACGCCCTAAGCTGTAGGCAATTTGATTAATTATTAACATCAAAATAAAAAGCGTGATAATAATTATAAAGCTATTTTTGTCGTACATTAATTCTTGGCTCACTAATTGAGTCTCTGTGCTTGGTTAACTAATTAAGCAAAGAGTGGGTTAAGGCGATTGATTGGTCAAGGGGTATTTTAAACAATATTGATGAGAGGTACAGCATAAAGCTAAACCCTTTAATTTAATCAATTCGTTAAACAGCTTGACGGGCTTATGTTCTGGCTTTATTAAAGACCATACACCCATCGTCGTATTTGGGTTAATATTCAGCTAGAGGTAAATCATATTGCGCTTTGATGGTTAGTCGCTGCTCAGCAATATCATCAAACGCTTGCTGGTAGGTTTGTATTACTTCATCAGGAGTATTGATATTAAAGGCTAAATAATTACCGGTCTTGTTAACCTGCCACACCTGTTCGTAAGCATTAGCATCTAAGTTATTTTCTTTAATTAAATGATCAAAAGCATGAATAGATGCCACAATCATGTCTACACGGTCAGATTCCATCAATAAAAAGGCTTGTTTTAATTGAGCAATTTTAGCGATATTAGCAGATGGAAAACCAATTTTATGAAGTGAATTTTCTGACACATCACCTTTAACAGTGGCAACTGTATGTTTAAATACTTGCTCTGCATTAGAAAAGTTAAAGTTTTTTGATTTTTTGGCAATCAGAATTTGAGTCGCGTGAAAAATAGGTCCAACCCATTTAAATAAATTTTCACGAGGCTGGGTTTTAGACATTGTAAATAATGCCGTATTATTTTTATCTAACGTAAATTTATAGCCTCGAGACCATGGAACTAGCTGGATCTCTTGTTCAGGCATATGTAAATGTTTCCACATAGCTTTTAAAGTATCTACAGAAATACCCTTCAGTTTATCATCGACCAAATAATTAGCCGGTGGGTAAATTTCGGTATAAAAGATGATATTTCCAGTTGGATATGGCTGGTGATATGCATTCACTTGCGGAAGTAGCAGAAGAAATAACAAAATTGATTTTAAAATAAATTTTTTCATTTGAATATCAATCTCCAAATAGCGATAAACCATATTAACAATATTTTTGGTATTATTTAACCTAACTTTGACGGTATATAGATATATTTTTTAATTTATTTCACTTGGTATCACTAGTTGTTCAGGACAATGCTAGCGCATATTGTTGAGCTGAGGCTAAGGGATGTATTAGGCACAAAAAAGCCAGCTAACTGCTGGCTTATTCCAATAAATTTTCGTTTATTATCGAAAAATTAGTCTTCTAATTCAGCAAGGCAAAGTTCGTCGTAAATTTGCTTAACCCAAGCATCAACACGTGCGTCGGTTAATTCAGGCTGACGGTCTTCATCAATACATAGGCCGATAAAAGTATTTTCGTCAATTAACGCTTTAGACGCTTCAAACTCATAGCTTTCTGTTGGCCAATTACCGATAACAATAGCGCCTTTTGATTCCACGATATCACGCAATGGTTCCATTGCATCACAGAAGTATTCAGCATAATCTTCTTGATCGCCTAAACCAAAAATAGCCACTAACTTATCGGTGAAATCAATTTCTTCTAACTCAGGTAAGAAATCATCCCAGTCACATTGGTTTTCACCATAGTACCAAGTAGGAATACCTAAGATTAATAAATCGAACTCGGCAATTTCTTCTTTGGTACTTTTGGCGATATCTTTAACATCGACAAGCTTTTTACCCAACTTTTTTTGGATCATTTTGCCTATGGCTTCGGTATTTCCTGTATCACTTCCGAAAAATAAACCTACAATTGACATGAATCTAACCTTTTATATCTAACTAAACTTTAATATCGTTGGCATCAAGCGACTGAACTAATAGTATTTCTATCAACTCACTTCGGCTCACACCTTTATCTTTTGCTAAAGCGTCTAAACGTTCAAATACATCTTGATGTAACTTAAACTCTACTCGCTTTAAACCATTGTTCTTATCACGCTTAACTTGATTACGTTTATTTATTTTAACTTGCACGCTGCGTGAATGAGGATTCGTTTTTGGTCGCCCCGGACGCTTATCATCGCTAAATAAGTCAATGGTTGTTAAATCTGCTACTTCTTTTGCCATCTTAATTACTTACTTATCCAACACCTTGGCTTTCGAAGATAAACTGAATTACGCCTTTGGCAATAAATCCGGCACATCCTAAAAATAATACAAAATAAACAACCAGCTTTCCCATTTTAGGGACATCATTTTTTTTCATTACGTCATGGATTGTTAACCCAATGAAAATAAAGATAAAAGCATAAAATAAATTTAGCCCTATGGCTTCAATTAATTCAAAGTGTTCTGCTAACATAATCAACCCTAAAATTTGCAGGCGGCACTATAGCATATCACTGCTTTTAAACACATTATTTTTGTCCTTTAAACGATGTTTTCTCAATGTTACTTTGTCAGCGTAGCATCTACAGAGCTTAGGTATAGGCGCTTTTATCGCGTGAATGATAGACAGTTTTATTGCTTAAAATTAGCACTACCACTAACACTACCACTATGCGTTTATAAGAAAACCTTCAACGCTGCGGTTAAAAGCACTCGTTTTTTCAGCATGTAACCAATGACCAGCACCTTGAATAATACGGGCACTACTTTGTGGGAATAAGCGCAATATTTCTGGGCGATGTTCTGGCAATATATAGTCGGAATTTGCCCCTTTTATAAAAAGTGTAGGGCCTTGATAGCGATTACTGCCTTGGTAGGTTTTCATAATATGTGGATAATTTTTAGCGATGTTTTCAATATTGCATACAAAAGCCAGTTGACCATTGCTATTACTTAAATTTCGTAATAAAAATTGTCGCACACCAATGTCATCAACATATTCGGCGAGTTGTTTATCAGCGTCTTTACGTTGCTTTATGACTGAAAAATCGAGTGATTTTAACCCCGTAATTATCTTGTTGTGATGGGGGGATATTCAACAGGAGCAATATCAGCCACAATCAACTTTTCAACTAGCTCTGGTTTTGTAAGCGCTAATTCCATCGCTATTTTACCGCCCATGGAGTGTCCAAGCACGACTGCACTTTTTATACTTAGGTGCTGCATAACATCGGCAATGTCCTGTGCCATGTTTGGGTAGTCCATAACGCTATCGTGAAATGAATCACCATGATTACGCACATCTACACTGGTCACTCGATAATTTTCAGCTAAAACTTTCGCCACCATACCAAGATTTTCTAAGCGGCCAAATAAGCCATGAATAAGTATGATGTCTTTACCGGTGCCAGATTGTTGATAGTTTAAAAGCTTGCTCATTGCTGTCTCTGATAAGTCTGTTCTCATTGCGATAATTGTCCTTGTTTTAGTAATTCGATGCAACGAAAACCCAAGTAGTTGTTGTTAAAAATAGCGCTGAGTGTGTAACTTTATGCCTAGATTGATGTGATTGAACTTTAGCTTTAATATTTTTCGGGCTAGGTTTTTAAAAAATATTTCCATCATTTGGTAATCCTCTATAGAGACTTCTTATTAACGTAAGTATAATCTTGCCGCGATCTATAATAATTTCCCTAGGGTCATCAATGAAAAACATCGAAATAGATGAAGAGCTTTATCAACACATTGCGTCAAATACTCAGTATATTGGCGAAAGTGCATCGTCGATATTACGTCGTCTAATTAAGTTACCAACTGAACACAATGCTGAAGTTGAGTCAGCAGCAGAACCAGAATTTGTTGAACAAATTGAAGAAGAAGTCGTTGAAGAGCAAGTGAACACACCAACGCTTGATGTTAATGGCTCAGTATTTAACTATATTAATAAAGAAGAGTTGGCTATGCAGCGCGGTGCGGTCGGTCGATTTTTATTAATTTTAGCAGCATTATATCGAGTACATAATCAGCAGTTCTCTACTGTTTGCAATATTAGAGGACGCGACCGTTTATATTTTGCTGCCAGCGAAGCTGAACTAGCGGCAAGTGGCAGCAGTACAAAGCCGCGTCAGATACCAGACAGTCCATTTTGGGTGATTACCAACTCAAATACCACGCGTAAGAAAATGATGCTAACAGAAGTTGGTCGTGCGCTAGGTTATAACGAGCAAGATATAGAAGATATTCGCGACTTACTTTAGTTACTTTAGTTATTTTAGCTACATTGGCTATAGTAGTAGTGTGGCAAATTATTGCATAACAGATACGGCTTAAGTTTTTATAAGGAATTTAAATGACAATACATCAGCACGCAGGCAAACCGGCAAGACCGATAGATAGAATTAATATTGGCCGTTTGGTCAGTGATTATTTTTTGCAAACACCTGATGTTGATATTGCTGAGCAAAAAGTTACTTTTGGTACCTCAGGACATCGTGGTAATGCAAGTAAGTTAAGCTTTAATCAACAGCATATTGAAGCGATTTGTCAGGCCGTAGCAGAATATCGTCAAGCGCAAGGGTTTAAAGGGCCACTTTATTTAGGTAAAGATACTCACGCTTTATCTGAACCCGCCTTTGCTTCAGCTATATCTGTGTTGATTGCTAACAATATCTCTGTTGTTATTCAAGACGATGATGGCTTTACGCCAACACCGGTTATTTCTCGTTTAATTATTGTTCATAATAAAACCCACTCAAGCCAAGCTGATGGCTTGATCATTACTCCTTCGCATAATCCACCAACCGATGGAGGTATTAAATATAATCCTCCTCATGGTGGCCCAGCTGAAGGTGAAATAACAAAAGTTATTGAGCATCGTGCTAACGAAATTATTGCCAATAAACTGGTTGATGTTAAACGCCTTGATTATGCACAAGCGCTGCAATCTTCATTATTGATCCGTGAAGACTTTATCAGTTTTTATGTTGAACAATTAAGTCAGGTTGTTGATATGGAAGCTATTGCAAAAGCGGGTGTTCATATTGGTGTTGACCCTTTAGGTGGTTCAGGTATTCATTATTGGCCAGTAATAGCTAAAAAATATGGCTTGAATTTAGCAGTGGTTAATCCGGTAGTTGATGCTAGCTTTGCTTTTATGCCGTTAGATAAAGATGGCAAAATACGCATGGACTGTTCATCACCATATGCCATGTCGGGCTTAATTGCCCTAAAAGATAAATTTGATCTTGCCGTAGGCAACGACCCAGACTTTGACCGTCACGGTATAGTTACCAAAACCGGTGGTTTGATGAACCCAAATCATTATTTAGCCGTCGCTATTCACTATTTAATGACACACAGAGATTGGCCTAAAACGTGTAAAATTGGCAAGACCCTGGTTTCTAGTTCGCTAATTGACCGGGTCGCCAAACTTATTGATCGACCACTTTCAGAAGTGCCTGTTGGCTTTAAATGGTTTGTTGATGGCTTGCACGATTCAAGCTATGCCTTTGGCGGTGAAGAAAGTGCCGGCGCCACATTTCTTTCACTAGATGGCAGTTGTTGGACAACCGACAAAGACGGATTTGTTATGACCTTATTAGCCGCTGAAATGCTAGCGGTAACCGGTAAAGACCCTTATCAATTATATCAAGCATTAGCTGCACAATTAGGTGAACCTTGCTATGGTCGCGTTGAGGCTGTCGCTAACTTACAGCAAAAGCAGGTACTAACTTCGCTTACCGCTGATGCGATTACTACTGACGTATTAGCGGGAGAGAAAATCAGCCAAATTCTGTCTCATGCGCCAGGTAACAATGCAGCGATTGGTGGAATAAAGGTTTGTACTGAAAACGGCTGGTTTGCCGCACGCCCGTCAGGCACGGAAGATATTTATAAAATTTACGCAGAAAGCTTTA includes:
- a CDS encoding sulfite exporter TauE/SafE family protein, whose translation is MSFELIFLFLAGFFGGVLNSIAGGGSFITFPALIFVGIPPIMANATNTFASCAGYLSGTYAFRKELAEHKSELPKIIIISLLGGISGAWLLLQTSEVVFRSAIPWLLLFATVLFIFGGQINKALKKAALNSQHASAIGGILLIIILLGVAIYGGFFNAGLGIIVLSYLALAGYTNINTMNGLKLLVSSTVSLFAIVLFIYNDVIVWYEGSILLLGTLAGGYMAAKLSRKLPQQHVRGFVIVASIATTLYFFIDVYASQYI
- a CDS encoding alpha/beta fold hydrolase; translated protein: MSKLLNYQQSGTGKDIILIHGLFGRLENLGMVAKVLAENYRVTSVDVRNHGDSFHDSVMDYPNMAQDIADVMQHLSIKSAVVLGHSMGGKIAMELALTKPELVEKLIVADIAPVEYPPITTR
- the ybfE gene encoding LexA regulated protein translates to MAKEVADLTTIDLFSDDKRPGRPKTNPHSRSVQVKINKRNQVKRDKNNGLKRVEFKLHQDVFERLDALAKDKGVSRSELIEILLVQSLDANDIKV
- a CDS encoding transporter substrate-binding domain-containing protein, with the translated sequence MKKFILKSILLFLLLLPQVNAYHQPYPTGNIIFYTEIYPPANYLVDDKLKGISVDTLKAMWKHLHMPEQEIQLVPWSRGYKFTLDKNNTALFTMSKTQPRENLFKWVGPIFHATQILIAKKSKNFNFSNAEQVFKHTVATVKGDVSENSLHKIGFPSANIAKIAQLKQAFLLMESDRVDMIVASIHAFDHLIKENNLDANAYEQVWQVNKTGNYLAFNINTPDEVIQTYQQAFDDIAEQRLTIKAQYDLPLAEY
- the seqA gene encoding replication initiation negative regulator SeqA; protein product: MKNIEIDEELYQHIASNTQYIGESASSILRRLIKLPTEHNAEVESAAEPEFVEQIEEEVVEEQVNTPTLDVNGSVFNYINKEELAMQRGAVGRFLLILAALYRVHNQQFSTVCNIRGRDRLYFAASEAELAASGSSTKPRQIPDSPFWVITNSNTTRKKMMLTEVGRALGYNEQDIEDIRDLL
- the fldA gene encoding flavodoxin FldA, with the protein product MSIVGLFFGSDTGNTEAIGKMIQKKLGKKLVDVKDIAKSTKEEIAEFDLLILGIPTWYYGENQCDWDDFLPELEEIDFTDKLVAIFGLGDQEDYAEYFCDAMEPLRDIVESKGAIVIGNWPTESYEFEASKALIDENTFIGLCIDEDRQPELTDARVDAWVKQIYDELCLAELED
- a CDS encoding DUF2788 domain-containing protein, yielding MLAEHFELIEAIGLNLFYAFIFIFIGLTIHDVMKKNDVPKMGKLVVYFVLFLGCAGFIAKGVIQFIFESQGVG
- the pgm gene encoding phosphoglucomutase (alpha-D-glucose-1,6-bisphosphate-dependent), with amino-acid sequence MTIHQHAGKPARPIDRINIGRLVSDYFLQTPDVDIAEQKVTFGTSGHRGNASKLSFNQQHIEAICQAVAEYRQAQGFKGPLYLGKDTHALSEPAFASAISVLIANNISVVIQDDDGFTPTPVISRLIIVHNKTHSSQADGLIITPSHNPPTDGGIKYNPPHGGPAEGEITKVIEHRANEIIANKLVDVKRLDYAQALQSSLLIREDFISFYVEQLSQVVDMEAIAKAGVHIGVDPLGGSGIHYWPVIAKKYGLNLAVVNPVVDASFAFMPLDKDGKIRMDCSSPYAMSGLIALKDKFDLAVGNDPDFDRHGIVTKTGGLMNPNHYLAVAIHYLMTHRDWPKTCKIGKTLVSSSLIDRVAKLIDRPLSEVPVGFKWFVDGLHDSSYAFGGEESAGATFLSLDGSCWTTDKDGFVMTLLAAEMLAVTGKDPYQLYQALAAQLGEPCYGRVEAVANLQQKQVLTSLTADAITTDVLAGEKISQILSHAPGNNAAIGGIKVCTENGWFAARPSGTEDIYKIYAESFIDEEHLQLIISDAQKLVSAAFVAAGL